The segment CGCGACACCCTGCAGGAAGGCCTGGCGAATCGGGCTGCAGACTGCGAATGCCGTGTTCTACGGCCTGATGGCGAAATGCGGTGGGTTCGCTGGCGTGTGTTCCCCGTGCTCAATGCCAAGGGCGAAGTCTATCGTCTGGCTGGTGTGGCTGTGGATATCACCAAGCGTCGCCACGCCGAAGATCTGCTGCGCGAAAGCGAACGCCGGTACCGGACAATAACCGAGAACCTTCCGGGCGGAATGCTGCTTTTGGATGGCGACATGAAGGTTGTTGCGGCCAACTCTACATTCAAGCAATGGTTTCCGGAGACTGAACATGATTTCGGCGGCCATTGCTATTCCCTGATGGGCCAGCAGGAACGATGCCCCTTGTGCCCATGCTCTACGCTGTTTGTTGACGGTGAGGTGCATACTCAGTTCAAGGAATTATCTGTTCATGGGGCGATGCGAATGTTCCGGGTCATTGCCTGCCCCATTCGTGATAACGAAGGGAAGGTTGTTCAAGGGGGGGTCATGTACTCCGATGTAACCGAAGAAGTTAAACTCACTGAGCAATTGCAGCGTGCGACCAAGACGGAGCTCTTGGCGACCATGAGCAGTGGCATTGCCCACGAAGTCAACCAGCCTTTGAATGCCCTCAAGTTGTGGACAACCGGTTTAATGATGCTGGTGGAGAATGAAGGGCGGGTGGAGATGCCGAAACTGCTGGAGCAGTTGGGCAAAATCCAGGGCGCAGCAGACAGGATTGCCTCGGTCATTGACCATATGCGAATGCTTATTCGCAAGGGGGACAATGTGGAGGTGGAGGTCGTTGACCTCAATATGGCTGTGAAGCGAGCCTTGACCTTGATGTCCGCCAAATTGGCGTATCATGGCATCAAACTGTCGTTGGAGTTGGAGCCGGGGCCCGCTCTGGTTCGGGCCAATGGGATTCAGCTTGAACAGGTCGTGATCAATCTGATGGTCAATGCCGTTGACATTCACGACACCTATGATCGGCGCGATAAGCAGATTGTTATATCGACCATAAACAATTCCAGCCATATGATCTTGTCTGTCGAAGATAACGGCCCCGGATTTGCAGATGAACCGGATAAAATATTCGAACCGTTCTACACGACCAAGAGCCATGGCGGAAGCATGGGCTTGGGGTTGGCCCTTGTCCAAACCTTCGTGAATTCCTGGAACGGTAAGATAACGGCCGGTGCCTCCGAGCAGTTCAAGGGAGCGAAGATAGAGATATCACTGCTCAAGGGAACCGTGTCGTAGCCTGCAGAAGGGGAATTGACGAATGAAGATTTTGATCGTGGACGATGAACCCATCAGCCTGGCCAGCTTGGGAGACATGATTTCCATGCTCAGGTTTGAGCCAGTGATGTGCAAGGATGCCGAGGAGGCACTCAAACGCTGCTCAGAAACATACTACCCTGTAATCATTACTGATGTGTGCATGCCTGGGATCGATGGCCTCGAATTTCTGGAACGTATCAAGAAGAGCAAGGGAACATCCTCCAGTGATGTGATCATCATCACCGGCCACGGTGAAATGGAAACTGCGGTCAAGGCGCTCAGGCTGGGAGCCTATGACTTTTTGAAGAAGCCTCTGGATGCTCGCGAGCTTGCGGCCGTGGTTGAACGCAGCGCCGAGCATCAGGCCTTGTTGTTTGAGAACAGAGATCTTTCACAGTGTTGTGATCGGCGCATTCTGGAGGCCACTCTGGATCTGCAGCGCGATTTGGAAGACGCAAGGGAGCAGCTGCGGAAGATTACCGGGGTGGGCAATATCGTTGTTTCTTCACCCTGCATGCGCCAGATTCTCAATGATGCCAGGCTCTATCATAAAAACACCGATGTCCCCGTGCTTATCGAGGGGGAGACCGGTACAGGCAAGGAGATTGTAGCCCGGTTGATTCATCATGGCGAAGATGACTTCAAGGCTCCGTTCGTGGATATCAACTGTTCAGCGATTTCGGAAAATTTGTTTGAGAGCGAGCTGTTCGGCTATGAGGCCGGTGCCTTTACCGGCAGCGATCGGAAAGGATCAAAAGGAAAGCTGGAGGCCGCTGGCAAGGGTTCTGTTTTTCTGGATGAAATTGGTGAACTGCCCCTGCATATCCAGCCCAAACTACTGCGTGTCCTTGAAGATCGTACTTTCTACAGAGTGGGCGGCATCAAGAAAATGCCGCTGGAGGCGCGCATCATATGTGCCACCAATTGCAATCTCGAAGAGATGGTGGAGGAGGGCACCTTCCGCCGGGACCTCTATCATCGTTTGAAGATTGGCTATTTCACAATATTGCCGCTCAGGCAGCGCAAGGAAGATATTGGGCCTCTGACGCAGTTGTTTTTGGCAGACGAGTCCAAAGCCAAAAAGAAGCGATTCAAGACGGTGTCCAAGGCCGCGTTGGACATGCTCAGGGCATATCCATGGAAAGGGAATGTGCGCGAGCTGAAAAATGTCATTGAGCGGGCTGTTCTGGTGTATGACGATGACGAGCTTAGAACGGAGCATTTGGAGTTTCTGGCCGTTAAGCCCGGCGCTAACATGGGCTGGCGCCCCTCGTGCAACCTGTTTGATCTTTCTGATTTGACCCTGCCTGATGAACCTTTCGATCTGGATGAATTCCTGAATGACCTCAAGCGACAGATTGTGATTAAGGCCGTCGGTCGTTTTGATAATAACAAAACGCAGGCCGCCGGATTTCTCAACTGGGATCGCAACAAGATCTATCGCCTGATGGACGGATAATCTCCCTACCACCGAGTGGCATTTTTGATGCTGCACAAGCACCGCACGATACCTCGAGAGAGAGGTGTCCTGCGGTGTTTTTTATGGTCGAGTTTTGGACCTTGCGTTCGAATGCAAGCGTTCGTTTTCGAACGATGGGCGTGCCGGAGAACATGAAGGGTTTATTGTTTTGAATTATTTCCCTGTGATTACGGATGGTTGATGAAATATCTTTTGCTGGTTGGAGTTGGCATACGTTTTGAAGTCTTTAGGGAGTCGAATGACATGCGACAGAGGATCACCGGCTTTGCCCGTACTGCCGTTTTGGGCCGCACGGGGAGAGGGAAAAAGCCAGATGGATGAAATAGTAGTTGTGCAGCCTGCGAGGCCGAACGGGAATGGTTGGGAGGAGTTGAAATGGAATTAGGTTTGTTGAAAATGAGGTTGGCCTTCGCGGGTGTTCTTGGAATTGCCGTGGTTCTGGTCTGGTTCTGCCCGGTTTCAACGGCGCAGAGCGTTCCTGCTGCGACAAAGTTGACCGATGATCATTGCATCGTGTGTCACCCCAAGGAGCCTGCATTGGTTGCCGTCAATGGTGGCAAGCATGGCACTGAGATCGGGTGTCTGGATTGCCATAGAGAGCACCCGCCCCAAGGGACGCGAGCTGTGCCTGAGTGCACCATGTGTCATACGGGCAAGGAGCATTATACACTGGATAATTGCAGCCAGTGCCATTCTTCGGGGCATGCTCCGCTGAATTTGAGTCTTGAGGGCGACATTACCGAGCCATGCCTGACCTGTCATAGCGAACAGGGTGTCGAGGTCAAGCACCACCCGAGCGCACATGCCGACATGGCCTGCAACGAATGTCACACCAGCCACCGCGAGGTTCCCGCATGTCTGGACTGTCACTCTTCTCATACCGATAGCATGGACCAGGAGTCCTGCACGACCTGCCACCCGGCTCACAAGCCTTTGGTGGTCAAGTATGAAAGAGGAACGCCTTCGGAATATTGCAAGTCGTGTCATGAAGAGGCTTTCAACGTGCTCGCCATCAATACGACAAAGCATCATGACCTGGCTTGTGACAATTGCCACCGTTCAGAGCATAAGGCCGTTCCTCCTTGCTTCGCCTGTCATGGCCGGCCGCATCCGGAAGCCATGCTTGAGAAATTCGAGGATTGTAGCGACTGCCACGGCACGGCGCACGACCTGAGGCGATAGCGCGGGCCGGGAGCAACCGGCGCGATGATTTTAGTAACGGCGACAGCATGAGGTGAACGATATGAGATTGGTTAAAGGTTTGATGCTGCTTGGTCTGCTTGCGGTCTGCCTGGTGTGCGTGGCGGCCTGCGAGAAAAGGACCCCGGCCGGGGGCGGTGCTGCGGAGCCGATATCCGTGGAACCTGCGCAGCCGGAAAAGCGTGAAATTGCATTATACGACAGCGGGGTTTCGCCGCTGACAACCGAGCAGTGCGGACAATGCCATTTCCCTGTCTACGATGCCATCCGGGAGGATGGCGGAAAGCACAAGATTCCGTGTGTGCAGTGTCATGAGCAGTATCATGCATACAGCCCTCGGAAGCAGAACTTTGATGAGATCATGCCCAAGTGCGGCACCTGTCACGTGGGGCCGGACGGAGCTGAATTCCACGGTTCGGATGAATCGCTCAAGGATTGCTTGAAGTGTCATGCCGATGTGCACCGTCCTCTGCTTATGGATATGGAGAATCTGTCACCGGATTGTGGCACCTGTCACAAGCCTGTGGCTGGTGAATTGGTGATGAATCCCAGCGCTCACTCCAGTGATGTGGGTTGTGAGGATTGCCATGCCGACAACCATGGCAAGATCCCGGAATGCGCCGACTGTCATGAGTCGCATAGTCCGGAAGTGGAAATGACATCCGCCGAATGCATGACCTGCCATCCCGTGCACAAGCCCACGGTTGTGACCTATGGCGAGGACGTTTCGTCTGCGATTTGTGCAGGGTGTCATGACGATGTGCAGCATAATCTGACCAAGAATATCACCAAGCATACAGATGTGCCTTGTGCATCATGTCACCTCGAACACGAGGGCATCGAGCCATGCAGCAAATGCCATGGTGAACCGCACTCCAAGACCCTGATGCAGGATACATCGAAGTGTGGAGATTGCCACGGCACGGCACACGAGCTGGCTGCGGGATGAAGCAAGAGAACCAACGAGTCCGTACTGCCGGAGCTGTGCACTGCATGCATGGCTCTGAGCAGGGCGGTAGGAGAGAAATATGAGACACGGACAATGGATGCGTAACGGGGTGCGATTCTGGGCACTAGGTCTGGTTGCGGTGCTGATGGCCTGCCCTGCATGGGCAGCAGTGACCGGTCCGTGTGTGGAATGCCATACCATGCACAGCTCTCAGGATGGATCGACGATGGGCAGCAGTGCCGTGGGTATGGCTCATTTGACACTTAACGGCTGTATCGGTTGCCATACCAATGGCGGTTTGGGTGGTGTCGCCCCTGTGGTTGACGGCACCTATAATACCGACTCCTGCGCTGGTGGTACCTTTAAGGAAGGTGCCGGTGGTGTGCAAAGCGATGCGGGCGTCCATAATGTGGACATCGTGATGTCTTCCCTCGGTGAGGACGACACGCTGACCGGGACCAACATTCCCGGTTTGTCCGGTGGAATGAACTCTGGAAAGGGCGATCAGGATGCTCAAGCCTTGACTTGTGCAGGCAAGAACGGTTGTCACGGCGATGCCACCATCGATGGCAACGATGCCGGTATTCAGGGCTTCCACCACGGAGCCAAGGATGGATACCGCTACCTGCAGATCGCAAGCAACCAGGCAGCAGTCCTCGGTAAGGGTGCCGCTGACTGGGAGGCCGGAATATCCGGTTCTGCAGATGGTACGGGTGGTGAACACAACATCTACAGCTCCGATGTGAGCGCAGGTATCAACAAGCTCTGCGCCAACTGTCACCCGGATTTCCACTCGCTGGCCAATACCAATGATGGCAGCAACTGGCTTCGCCACCCCACGGATAACGATATTCCGACTGCGAGTGGTTGGTCTGCTACGGTGAACTACCGTGAGAATCCGTTCGCTTTCGAAGACATTACCTCCATGGCTCCTGGTACGGCCTATACCGTGACCGGAGCACAGGTGGCTTGCATCTCTTGCCACCGAGCCCATGGTACGCCTTATGACGACCTGCTGCGTTGGGATTACAATGCCCAATTGGCAGGAAGTACAGTTAGTTACGGTTGCCTCGGCTGCCATAACAAGCAACGTGGTTCTTAAGGGAACCTACGGGATCTCTATGGTGCAACACCTCCCACTCCTCCACCATAGGACGAAGGGGGGGGCTAACGTCCCTCCCCTCAATTTTTCGATATATGCGTCAGGGATGGAATTATGAATTTTCTCCGCCTGCGCTCCATAAGACTGATGGCCCTCCTTGTTTTGCTGGGGATGGTGCGTTTGGGCGCAGCCGAGGACGTTCTGCCGGAGGATGTGCCTCGTTCCGAGGAGCCTGCGGCAATGAGTCACTTTTCGACTCAGGATGAGAATAGAGCTGAGAAGGCTGTCGTCATGGGGACCGTGTTTGAGGATTACGAAGGCCTCAGGATGTCGTTTCCATCACGGGTCTTCGTGGATCGGAGTAACGGCGAAGTCTATGTCGTGGACGGCGGCAATTCCAGAATCCTCGTCTATACCCATGATTTGTATCCACTGCTCTCCATGGGCGTTTCGGATGGCCTGGAAAGCCCCGTGGGTGTTTCCGTGGGCAGCGATGGCTACGTCTATGTGGCTCAGGTTCCAGGCAAGGGCGGCACACAATCCAGAATCTCCGTATTCAATCCTGCGCTGTCATGGGAGCGCGACATCGTGTTCCAGGGATTCAATGGTGCGGAATCTTTTCGTCCCCGCAACGTACTCGTGACCCCGCAGGGCGAGCTGTACGTCAGTGGTGACAGTTTTGCCGGTCTGGTTGTCCTGAATGCCGATGGTGTATTCGTCCGTCTGCTGAGTGTTGAGGACTCTGTAGGTGGCGAGGCCCCGCGGCAAGCCATGATCAGCGATATGGAATTGGATGCCTCCGGGCGGTTGTATCTTCTCAGCGAAGAGATGGGGCGAGTCTACGTGTTCGATGGAGATGGTGTTCTTCAGCGATCATTCGGGAAGAAGGGTGGTGGCTCGGGCAAGCTCAGTAGGCCCCGGGGTATTGCCTTGGATGAGCGTGAGCGGCGGGTCTTGGTAGTGGACTACATGCGGCACACGGTAAACGTCTATTCCTGGGAAGGCGAACATCTGTTTGATTTCGGAGGCAAGGGGTGGCGTGACGGATGGTTTCAATTCCCCAATGACATCGGGGTGGATTCCGTCGGTGACGTTCTTGTAGCCGATACATTCAATAACCGCGTTCAGGTGATGCGTTTGGAATAGCCTCGGCCGGGAGCTAGGGCAAGAGTTGGGGGAGAAAGATCATGCAGTTGGTCATGCGCGTGGTTCTTGTTCTGGTTGCGCTGATGGCGACCGCCTGCACTTCGCTTGAGAAGATGCCACAAGCCTTTCCGGGTGGGGGAGGGCAGGTTTATTTATATTTTGAAACACTTGGAACCGGTGGGGCAGAGATTCGTTTTGCTCTGTCCGATGTGTTTCTGGTGGACGAAGACGGCAGGCGTCATCCACTGGGCGCGGAAGCGGAGCTGTCGTCGGCTGATCCCGATGGTGGTTTGCGGCTGGCTGTGTCGGGAATGGAGCCGGGCAGATATGTGGGCATGGCGTGGTGCGTGAGTTGGGCCACTGTGGAACGCAATGGCGTCATCGTGCCTCTGGAGCTGCAGGAAACCGGTGGGGAAACCCTGGTGGAGATTGATTTCACCTTGAAACCTGGTCGCAGCCGGACATTGTTTGCCCAATGGTTCGCCGAGCCTTCATTGTGTGAGGATGATGGTTTCCTGCCCAAGCTGACTATACGTGAGCAGCGCGTTGAGTTGGCTTCTTCTCTGATTTTTGTATCCAACGTCGCTGACGCGTCCCTGACCGTGATTGATCGATCTCTGAGCCGGGTTGTTGGCTCCATTGCCGTGGGGTCCGCTCCCATGGGCCTTGTTTCCTCCCCAGATGGCACCTGCTTGTACGTCGCCAGCCATGGTGGACGATGCATTTCGGTGGTGGATGTGGCTGCCGGACATGTGGTGGACACCTTCGGCAACCTTGGCCGCGCCCCTACGGAATTGGCGATATCCCAGGATGGGGAATTGCTGTTTGCCGTCAATCCGGCCTCGGACAGTGTGACGGTCATTGAAACGGCGACAGGCCAACCCGTGCGCGTGGTTGATGTGGGACGTAACCCCGGCGGCATCGTTTTCGATGCGGACAGAAACAGGGTGTATGTGGCCAATACCGGCTCAGGCACCCTGTCCGTCATTGATGGCAATACACTTCAGGTTGTTCGCACCGTGACCGTAGGTCAGGCCCCACGAGGGGTGGCTGTGGCCGATGGCACCCTGTTCGTCACCGATGGCGGGACTTCCACTCTCTGGTTGGTCGATTTGCCGTCCTATGCCGCGTCGGTGGCGGTTTCTGCAGGAAGTCGCGGGGGGCGTCTGCTGCAAGGGCTGCACGGCATGGTCTACATGACGGCCCCTGTGAAAGATGAACTGGCATTTGTGCGAACCGCCACTCGTTCTGACGTGAAGAGGGTGCCAATGAACTCGGCTCCCGGGCATATGGCCTTGGATACGGTGCATCGCAAACTCTACGTGGTTTGTAACGAAGCAGACAAACTGGTCGTTGTGGATGCCTCGATGCGAAAGATCGATACCGTTATGCATGTGGGCAGGAGACCCTACGGCGTCACGGTCATCGACGAATGAACGACGTGTTGGATTTCATCGTCCTTCAATGCCGGACGGCAGTGAAATGTGCCATATGCGGCCTGATTCTCCTGCTTGGGGCAATGGCTTGTCCCAAGGGAGGGATGGCGGAGGACAGGGTGAGTGGAGCGCTCCAGCTTTCGTATCGTATCGCGGAGATTCGATCCGGGGATGAGGAGCGCATCGATAGCAGTTTTTTGCGGCTTTACAAGGTGCGGTTGAGCAAGGATGTCACCTCTACCGTGAATTTTACAGGGAGCTTTGACTTGAGCGAGCAAGAGACCAACGAAGTCAAAACAACTTCGCAGATTCCCGAACTGCGGCTCACTGTGTGCAGTGATGTCGTGAACGGGAACGTGGGCTATCGCTTGGTCGAAAAGGGGTTGCATGGTTTGACCACGGCTTCCGACGAAGAGCGGCGAACCACTGAATCCTGGAATGTTGATCTTGCCACGGCAGCCTTGGAGCGGACCCGAATCCGCATGTCCTACCGGCGAGATAGGGACTATGACTACCTCCCCGTGCGGAGCACTGACACTCTGAAGGATGACTGGTTTTGGACAATCGACCATGAAGTGATGGATTCCCTGAGTGTTGGCTATAGCTTGCGACTCAGGGAATCTCAGGACCTAGCGGCAGATGTGCGTCAGGACTACCAGAGCAACGAGGGCTGGTTGCGCTTTAATGACAGGTATCTGGATGACGAGTTGGCTATTTCCGGAAGCTACACGCATACGGTGTCCGAAACTGATATCTCGGTGGGCAGTACGCCCTACGACGTGGAAACTCAGGTGGCTCCCCTGGCAGGCTTGGGCCGGGAGACGACACCGGGGGCAGGGATTGCTCTGGATCCTTTGGGTGCACTGATCGATGGCGATCTGAAATCCAGTGTGGGGTTCAACATCGGCGGAGCCGGGAATACGGATCGCAATCTGGGGCTTGATCTGAATCGTGCTACCCGGGTGGATGAACTCAGGGTCTATACCACCGACGCCACGTTCACTCCTGCGGATTATACCTGGGCACTGTACTCCAGTGATGATGGTGTCTTCTGGTCTCAGATCAGTGCGTCTGCAAGCTTCGTTTACGATGACGAGAAGGACTACTTCGCCATCACCGTACCCGGGGTGGAAAAGCGCTATCTCAAGGTGGTGAACACGACCAATGACGCCACGGTTTCGCCAATCTATGTCACCGAGATCGAAGCCTATTCCCTGGAACCGCATGCTGCTGATTCCTCGGATAGTGATATGGCCGTGACCAAGAACATTCAGTTGAACATGAATTACCGGCCCAAGGAATGGCTGCAACTGTCGTATGACATGAGCCAGATCAGGCGCATGGAAGAAGCGGGGGCGGATGAGGTTCGTCATGACACGCATAACGCAGGGGTGCGGGTGAGCCATAACCTCGGGGCGTATGTGACGGCTACCGGTCAATATCAGCGGCGTCTTGAGACTCAGACCGGCGAGCTGGACAGGACGTCGGATTCCTACTTGGCGAACCTGTTGGCTCAACCCATGGAGACTCTGGATGTGGACTTGTCCCTGAGCCGAGTGGATTCGCGCGAGGGGTCACAGGAAGTGTCCAGCAACAGCGTTGCCCAGATGCATGTGGGGGCATTGCTCAGAAAGGGAGCGCAACTGGACGTTGAAAGCGGGCTGTCCGTTAATGAGAATTTTCAATCCGATGCCGTGACTACCGCCAGGAATCTGGACACCAGTCTGCGACTGGAATTGACGCGCAGCCTGACTGCCGATCTGATTCACGACATGAGCTGGACGGAGACCGAGCAGGCTTCGAATGTCACCAGGGGGCGGACATCATTCAGCAAGCTTGCCCTGTATTATCGCCCTTCGCGAGTACTCTATCTGCGCGGTTCGTACAGCCTCGATCAGGATCACATCACGGGCGTGGAAACGACCAGGCAGGAGTGCACTCTCGGATGGCTGCTGACGAGAAAGCTCCAGCTGGATACCGGATGGTCCTTGGAGCGTAATGGCAGCGAGAAAAAAATATTCAATGTGGACTTGGCATGGACCCTGAGCCGGATGCTCAACTTGCGATTCGGCTACGACTGGACTTGGCATCAGGCAGATATTCTGACCGAGGTGCATCAGTATTCCATGGACCTGTCCGCGAAGTTTTAGAGGTGGGTGAGATGAAAAATATGATTGGTTTGATTCTGTTTTTGAGAAGAGGGACAGGGGCTCTGCCCTTGATGCTGGTCATGGCATCACTGCTGTTGGCAGGGTGCGCCAAGCCCATGAATTATGTCCATCCCAATGCGGACCTGAGTTATGTGCGTTCTGTGGCCATCGTGCCATTCAAGAACCTGACTCAGGAAAAATGCGCAGAGGAAAAGGTGATGCACGTGGTGGCCACCGAGATGCTGCGCCGTGGTGTGGATGTGGTGGAATTCGGCGAAGTGGCCAAGGTGCTGCGTGGCGAGGGGCATGGCAAGGATGAGGGCTCCATCAATCGCAAGGTGGCTGAAGGCGCTGCCCGCCGTTTGGGGGTGCAGGCGTTTTTGGTGGGTGCGGTGCAGGAGTATGGGCAATCGACCAAGGGTGGTGACGCCTACCTTGAGGTCTGTGTGTCCCTGCGGCTCATTGATGCCAAGACATGCACAATTTTGTGGGAGGCCACACATAGTCTCAAGGGGACGACAGTTCTGGACAGGCTGTTTGGTATCGGCAAGCAGAGTCGCACCGATTTGAGCCGGGATGTGGTGGTGGAAATGTTTGCATCATTATTTGAGCATGAGCGTGAGATGCCGGCGGCATTGGCCCGGCATGAGACCAAGGAACTGCGCAACGGCCTTGCGGGCATGTAGCCGGAGACCAGGGAGATGGCGTGTGCTTCGAAGCCTGTGGTTGGTGTTGTGGTTGCTGCTACCCTTGTGCGCCATGGCTGCGGAACCGATCCCGCAGGGGCGAGTGCGGCGGGTGGCGGTGATGCCCTTAGGCATGTTTTCCAATCAGGGGCACCTGATTGATGCCGCCGACTATGTGGGGGCCGGTTTGGCCGGACGCGGATTTGATGTGGTGCCGCAGGATCGACTGGAGCAGTTTCGCGTTGACCATCGTCTGCGGCGGGCAGAATTTATGGATCGGTCTGTTTTGCGGGTGCTTGGGGTGGAGCTTGGGGTGGATGCCTTGGTTGTAGGGCAGGCCTATATGACAGGTGAAGATATTCCCCGTGCCACTGTTTCCGCGCAGTTGGTGGAATGTGGCGATTCTTCGGTGGTTTGGGCGGAGAGCGTTTCGGCCAGCGGTGATGATTACACCACGGTGCTTGGTTTGGGGCGGATCAACGACATGGAGACTCTATTGCAGCGTGTTGTGGGTGATTTGTTGAGTTCCATGCCTGAGGAAATGCTCGTGCATCCTTCAACCGTGCCTGATTTTGAGATCGCACGGGCCGGATTCAAACCCGAGATATTGCGTGGCGGACAGCGCGCAACGCTGGTGGTGGAAATCAAGCCTGGGGGCGAACCGTTGCGCCGGATTCGGGCTTACTTGCTGGATAGAGAGATTGAACTGCATGCGCAGGGCAATGGTCATTTCAGTGGCGAGTTGATCGCGCCCATGGTTGAGCGAAGCTATCCGCTGCGCATCTATGTCACTGACGCCTGGAACAAACTGGTGACCGTGGAAACCGATGCCGTGCTCACCGTGGACAACAGTCCCCCTCCGTTGAGCTTTCATTCCAGCGACAGAGTACTTTCTCCCAATGCTGACGGCGTGCAGGACCAGATCCGGTTCACTCCCGAGGTCGGAGACTCCTTGCATATTCGCGGTTGGTCCGTGTGTGTCACCGATGCATCGGGGCATGCCGTGCGCTCCGAGGAGGGCCGCGGTGAGTTGCCGGAGTTTTTTGTGTGGGGCGGGCAGGACGATGCGGGGCACATCATGCCCGATGGCGAGTACGTCTGCTCGCTCACCGTGACCGATCGCGCTGGAAACAGCACCGTGGCGTCGGTGCAGCGCTTGGAAGTGGACACTGCTCCTCCCCGGGTTGCCGTTTCTCTGGTGGAGGTTGATGAGCGTCGAATGGTCACCATGACGCCTGCGCCTTTGGACAAGGTAAGCCGTTGGAGTCTGACCTTACATAGGGATGATCGCTCTGTAATTATTGAATATTACGGAAGAGGAACGCCTCCGCCCACGGTTCAGGTTCCCGACAGAGCCGCGGCATATTCTCTGGAGACCTGGGATCAGGTCGGGAATCGACAGTGGGTGGATGTCTCCCCCTTGCTGCCGCCTGAGCCGGAGTTTCAGGAGATGGATCTCGAACCGCAGGAGCGGAAGGTGTGGGTCGATGATTTTTGATGTCTTGGTACCTAAAGTCGGAGTGGTCTGCGCTCTGCTCATGTTTTTGGGGGGCTGCGCAGTTCACCCTGAGACCTACCTGCGTGAGGGGCTTGAAAATCGCGGTATCGTGGTGGTGGCGGTGTTTCCCTTTGATAACGGCACTGCCTTTGCTGATGCCAGCCCGGTGGTGACGGCGGCCTTTGTCTCCGGACTGATGGCCTGTGGCGGTTACGAGGTGGAACATTATGGCAACGTCAAAACATTTCTTCTGGATCGACGCATTCTGGCTCGCAAAGGCACGGATATGGAAACTCTGGTTCGCATGCGCCGCAGTCTGGGAGTGGACGCCGTACTTTTTGGGCGGGTGGAAGACTATGGCGATGCCGGTGGCGTTGGCTGGGATGCGGTGCCAACGGTGGCGGTGAGTGTGCGTCTGGTGGACGCCCGTACCGGAGAAATTCTGTTCATGGCGCAACATCAACGACATGGCGATGACTATGCCGTGGCGCTGGAT is part of the Desulfovibrio ferrophilus genome and harbors:
- a CDS encoding sigma-54-dependent transcriptional regulator, which encodes MKILIVDDEPISLASLGDMISMLRFEPVMCKDAEEALKRCSETYYPVIITDVCMPGIDGLEFLERIKKSKGTSSSDVIIITGHGEMETAVKALRLGAYDFLKKPLDARELAAVVERSAEHQALLFENRDLSQCCDRRILEATLDLQRDLEDAREQLRKITGVGNIVVSSPCMRQILNDARLYHKNTDVPVLIEGETGTGKEIVARLIHHGEDDFKAPFVDINCSAISENLFESELFGYEAGAFTGSDRKGSKGKLEAAGKGSVFLDEIGELPLHIQPKLLRVLEDRTFYRVGGIKKMPLEARIICATNCNLEEMVEEGTFRRDLYHRLKIGYFTILPLRQRKEDIGPLTQLFLADESKAKKKRFKTVSKAALDMLRAYPWKGNVRELKNVIERAVLVYDDDELRTEHLEFLAVKPGANMGWRPSCNLFDLSDLTLPDEPFDLDEFLNDLKRQIVIKAVGRFDNNKTQAAGFLNWDRNKIYRLMDG
- a CDS encoding cytochrome C, producing the protein MELGLLKMRLAFAGVLGIAVVLVWFCPVSTAQSVPAATKLTDDHCIVCHPKEPALVAVNGGKHGTEIGCLDCHREHPPQGTRAVPECTMCHTGKEHYTLDNCSQCHSSGHAPLNLSLEGDITEPCLTCHSEQGVEVKHHPSAHADMACNECHTSHREVPACLDCHSSHTDSMDQESCTTCHPAHKPLVVKYERGTPSEYCKSCHEEAFNVLAINTTKHHDLACDNCHRSEHKAVPPCFACHGRPHPEAMLEKFEDCSDCHGTAHDLRR
- a CDS encoding cytochrome C; the protein is MRLVKGLMLLGLLAVCLVCVAACEKRTPAGGGAAEPISVEPAQPEKREIALYDSGVSPLTTEQCGQCHFPVYDAIREDGGKHKIPCVQCHEQYHAYSPRKQNFDEIMPKCGTCHVGPDGAEFHGSDESLKDCLKCHADVHRPLLMDMENLSPDCGTCHKPVAGELVMNPSAHSSDVGCEDCHADNHGKIPECADCHESHSPEVEMTSAECMTCHPVHKPTVVTYGEDVSSAICAGCHDDVQHNLTKNITKHTDVPCASCHLEHEGIEPCSKCHGEPHSKTLMQDTSKCGDCHGTAHELAAG
- a CDS encoding cytochrome c3 family protein yields the protein MRHGQWMRNGVRFWALGLVAVLMACPAWAAVTGPCVECHTMHSSQDGSTMGSSAVGMAHLTLNGCIGCHTNGGLGGVAPVVDGTYNTDSCAGGTFKEGAGGVQSDAGVHNVDIVMSSLGEDDTLTGTNIPGLSGGMNSGKGDQDAQALTCAGKNGCHGDATIDGNDAGIQGFHHGAKDGYRYLQIASNQAAVLGKGAADWEAGISGSADGTGGEHNIYSSDVSAGINKLCANCHPDFHSLANTNDGSNWLRHPTDNDIPTASGWSATVNYRENPFAFEDITSMAPGTAYTVTGAQVACISCHRAHGTPYDDLLRWDYNAQLAGSTVSYGCLGCHNKQRGS
- a CDS encoding NHL repeat-containing protein, yielding MNFLRLRSIRLMALLVLLGMVRLGAAEDVLPEDVPRSEEPAAMSHFSTQDENRAEKAVVMGTVFEDYEGLRMSFPSRVFVDRSNGEVYVVDGGNSRILVYTHDLYPLLSMGVSDGLESPVGVSVGSDGYVYVAQVPGKGGTQSRISVFNPALSWERDIVFQGFNGAESFRPRNVLVTPQGELYVSGDSFAGLVVLNADGVFVRLLSVEDSVGGEAPRQAMISDMELDASGRLYLLSEEMGRVYVFDGDGVLQRSFGKKGGGSGKLSRPRGIALDERERRVLVVDYMRHTVNVYSWEGEHLFDFGGKGWRDGWFQFPNDIGVDSVGDVLVADTFNNRVQVMRLE
- a CDS encoding YncE family protein, yielding MQLVMRVVLVLVALMATACTSLEKMPQAFPGGGGQVYLYFETLGTGGAEIRFALSDVFLVDEDGRRHPLGAEAELSSADPDGGLRLAVSGMEPGRYVGMAWCVSWATVERNGVIVPLELQETGGETLVEIDFTLKPGRSRTLFAQWFAEPSLCEDDGFLPKLTIREQRVELASSLIFVSNVADASLTVIDRSLSRVVGSIAVGSAPMGLVSSPDGTCLYVASHGGRCISVVDVAAGHVVDTFGNLGRAPTELAISQDGELLFAVNPASDSVTVIETATGQPVRVVDVGRNPGGIVFDADRNRVYVANTGSGTLSVIDGNTLQVVRTVTVGQAPRGVAVADGTLFVTDGGTSTLWLVDLPSYAASVAVSAGSRGGRLLQGLHGMVYMTAPVKDELAFVRTATRSDVKRVPMNSAPGHMALDTVHRKLYVVCNEADKLVVVDASMRKIDTVMHVGRRPYGVTVIDE